The genomic region TCGCTCGCGGAGGCGGGCGAACTCGTCCTGGCGCCCATCCGCGAATCGGTCGGGAGGTACGCGATCCCGAGCGCGGCCCGCCAGTTGTCGGTGCTGACCGGGTCCCTGGGCGGGCGGGCCGAGGTGCTCGGCGCACTAGCTCTTGTGCTCAGTGAAATGGGCGATTCGACACTTTTGTCGGATCATGGAAGTGGAGTGCGCGCTTCAGCCGCCATGTCTTCAGTTAGATAACGGATGGCACCGTTGTCATCTCGTTAAGGATTCACTCCTTGACGGCAAACTTGCGGCCGGGGTTGACTCACATCCACCTCGGCCGCAGTGCTGCGGCCTCGTCAGGGAGGTTCAAGTAATGAACACGCGTATGCGCAGAACCGCAGTAGCCGTTGCCGCCGGCGCCATGGCCGTTTCCCTCGCCGCCTGTGGCAGCGCCAAGGAGGCCGGCGACAAGACCAAGGAGTCCGGCGCCGCCAAGGGCGACGCGATCAAGGTCGGCCTGCTCCTGCCGGAGAACCAGACTGCGCGCTACGAGAAGTTCGACAAGCCGCTCATCGAGAAGAAGGTCGCCGAGCTCACCGGCGGCAAGGGCGAGGTCGTCTACGCGAACGCCAAGCAGGACGCCACCACGCAGAACTCGCAGGTCGACACGATGATCACCAACAAGGTGGACGTCCTGATCGTCGACGCGGTGGACTCCAAGGCCATTGCCGGCTCGGTCAAGAAGGCGAAGGAGGCCGGCATCCCGGTCGTCGCCTACGACCGTCTCGCCGAGGGCCCGATCGACGCCTACACCTCCTTCGACAACGAAGAGGTCGGCAAGGTTCAGGGCAAGGCGCTGCTGGAGGCGCTGGGCGACAAGGCCAAGGACGGCCAGATCGTCATGATGAACGGCTCGGTCACCGACCCGAACGCCAAGCTCTTCAAGTCCGGTGCGCACTCCGTCCTCGACGGCAAGGTGAACGTCGGCAAGGAGTACGACACGGTCGAGTGGAAGCCGGAGAACGCCAACACCAACATGGCGGCCGCGCTCTCCGCGCTCGGCAAGGACAAGGTCGTCGGCGTCTACTCCGCCAACGACGGCATGGCGGGCGGCATCATCACGGCCCTCAAGGGTGCCGGCGTCTCCCCCCTGCCGCCGGTCACCGGCCAGGACGCCGAACTCGCCGGTGTCCAGCGCATCGTCGCGGGCGAGCAGTTCATGAGCGTTTACAAGCCGTACGCCCCCGAGGCCGAGGCCGCCGCGAAGATGGCCGTCGCCCTCGCCAAGGGCGAGAAGGCCGGCGGCACCTCCACGGTCGACAGCCCGACCGCCAAGGGTGTCGCCTCCGTGCTGATCCCGGTCGTCTCGCTCACCAAGGGCAACATCAAGGACACCGTCGTCAAGGACGGCGTCTACACGGTCGCCGAGATCTGCACCGACAAGTACGCGGCGGCCTGCGCCTCCCTCGGCCTGAAGTAGCGGCCCCCGCCGCCTCCTCGCGAGGCGGCCCCCGTGCCTGACCGGCGCCCCGCCCCCATTCCCCGCCACTGGCGGGGCGCCGGGCAGAAACGTTCCCCCATTCGCCCCGCTCCTGCTCTTTTGCACGACATCCCCGCCGGTCAGGCGGCGAAGGAGATGGTTCATGTGTCCGCTGCGCCCGTGCTGGCGTTGCGAGGGGTCTCGAAGCGGTTCGGCGCCGTTCAGGCCCTGACCGACGTAGAACTCGAGATCCACTCCGGTGAAGTGGTCGCCCTGGTCGGCGACAACGGTGCCGGAAAGTCCACGCTGGTCAAGACGATCGCCGGCGTGCACCCCATCGATGACGGCGTCATCGAGTGGGAGGGCCGTCCGGTCTCCATCGGCAAGCCCCATGACGCCCAGAACCTGGGCATCGCGACGGTCTACCAGGACCTGGCGCTGTGCGACAACATCGATGTCGTCGGCAACCTCTTCCTCGGCCGCGAGCTCAAGCGCCACGGCGTCCTCGACGAGGTGGAGATGGAGCGGCGCGCCCGCGAGCTCCTGACCACCCTGTCCATCCGGATCCCCAGCGTCCGTATCCCCATCGCCTCGCTCTCGGGCGGTCAGCGCCAGACCGTGGCGATCGCCCGCTCCATGCTGGGCGAGCCCCAGCTCGTCATCCTCGACGAGCCCACCGCCGCCCTCGGCGTCGAGCAGACCGCACAGGTGCTCGACCTGGTGGAGCGGCTGCGCGAGCGCGGCCACGCCGTCATCCTCATCAGCCACAACATGGCCGATGTGAAGGCCGTCGCCGACAAGGTGGCGGTCCTGCGGCTAGGCCGCAACAACGGTGTCTTCAACGTCGCCGACACCTCGCAGGAAGAGATCATCTCCGCCATCACCGGTGCCACGGACAACGCCGTGACCCGCCGGGCGGCCCGCACCTCGGAGGCCGGCAAGTGAGCACCAAGAACCCTGCCACCGGTCCACTGGGCAAAGGCCCCGTCGACCAGCAGGAGCACATCGACCCGGTCAACCCCGCGGCCGCGCACGACGCGATCCCGGCCGTTGACCCCCGCCTGCTCGTCAGGGAAGAGGGCCTCGCCGGGTACGTGGGCGAGTTCAAGCGCAAGATGAAGGCCGGCGATCTGGGCTCCCTCCCGGTCGTCATCGGCCTGATCGTCATCTGGTCGATCTTCCAGGGGCTGAACTCGAACTTCCTCTCCCCGGAGAACCTGACCAACATCGCGATCACGATGACCGGCACCGGCATGATCGCCATCGGCATCATCTTCGTGCTGCTGCTCGGCGAGATCGACCTCTCGGTCGGCTCGGTCAGCGGTGTCTCGGGCGCGATCGTCGCCGTCCTCGCCGTCACCCACGGCGTGAACGAATGGCTGGCCATCCTCCTGGCCATCGTCGGCGGCGCCCTGATCGGCTGCATCCACGGCTTCTTCTTCGCCAAGGTCGGCGCCCCGGCCTTCGCCGTCACCCTGTCGGGCCTGCTCTTCTGGCTCGGCGCGATGCTGCAGATCCTCGGCAGCAACGGCACGATCAACATCGACTCCGATGGCGTGGTCGGCCAGCTGACCACGTACTTCTTCTCGGACGTGGCCGTCGCCTACGGGCTGGCCGCGCTCGCGGTGGCCGGCTACTTCGTCGCGGCCTTCCTCGACGCGAGGCGCCGCGAGGCAGCCGGGATGCCGTCCCGGCCGCTCACCGAGATCCTGCTGCGCACCGGCCTGCTCGCACTGTGCGCGTTCGGTCCCGCCGTGCTGTTCAACCAGTACAAGGGCCTGCCGCTCGCGGTGGTGCTCTTCCTGCTGGCCCTGGTCGTCACGGACTTCCTGCTGCGCCGCACGACCTTCGGGCGAAACGTTTTCGCACTGGGCGGCAGCGTCGAGGCCTCCCGCCGCGCGGGCATCAACGTCACCCGGATCCGGATCACGGTCTTCGCGATCTCCAGCACCTTCGCGGCCATCGGCGGCCTGTTCTGGGCCTCCAAGATCGCGGCGGCCAACCAGAGCGCCGGCGCCGGCGACCTGCTGATGAACGTGATCGCGGCGGCCGTCATCGGCGGCACCAGCCTCTTCGGTGGCCGGGGCCGGACCTGGAACGCCCTCCTCGGCGTCATGGTCATCGTCTCGATCCAGTACGGTCTGGCCCTGGAGGGAATCGCGACTCCGATCCAGTACATGATCACGGGTGCCGTACTGCTGGCCACCGTGGTGATCGACTCGGTCACGCGCAAGACCCAGAAGACGGCCGGACGTGCCTAAGCGGTAAGACCCGTCACAATGCC from Streptomyces sp. NBC_00190 harbors:
- a CDS encoding sugar ABC transporter substrate-binding protein; translation: MNTRMRRTAVAVAAGAMAVSLAACGSAKEAGDKTKESGAAKGDAIKVGLLLPENQTARYEKFDKPLIEKKVAELTGGKGEVVYANAKQDATTQNSQVDTMITNKVDVLIVDAVDSKAIAGSVKKAKEAGIPVVAYDRLAEGPIDAYTSFDNEEVGKVQGKALLEALGDKAKDGQIVMMNGSVTDPNAKLFKSGAHSVLDGKVNVGKEYDTVEWKPENANTNMAAALSALGKDKVVGVYSANDGMAGGIITALKGAGVSPLPPVTGQDAELAGVQRIVAGEQFMSVYKPYAPEAEAAAKMAVALAKGEKAGGTSTVDSPTAKGVASVLIPVVSLTKGNIKDTVVKDGVYTVAEICTDKYAAACASLGLK
- a CDS encoding ATP-binding cassette domain-containing protein; protein product: MVHVSAAPVLALRGVSKRFGAVQALTDVELEIHSGEVVALVGDNGAGKSTLVKTIAGVHPIDDGVIEWEGRPVSIGKPHDAQNLGIATVYQDLALCDNIDVVGNLFLGRELKRHGVLDEVEMERRARELLTTLSIRIPSVRIPIASLSGGQRQTVAIARSMLGEPQLVILDEPTAALGVEQTAQVLDLVERLRERGHAVILISHNMADVKAVADKVAVLRLGRNNGVFNVADTSQEEIISAITGATDNAVTRRAARTSEAGK
- a CDS encoding sugar ABC transporter permease produces the protein MGKGPVDQQEHIDPVNPAAAHDAIPAVDPRLLVREEGLAGYVGEFKRKMKAGDLGSLPVVIGLIVIWSIFQGLNSNFLSPENLTNIAITMTGTGMIAIGIIFVLLLGEIDLSVGSVSGVSGAIVAVLAVTHGVNEWLAILLAIVGGALIGCIHGFFFAKVGAPAFAVTLSGLLFWLGAMLQILGSNGTINIDSDGVVGQLTTYFFSDVAVAYGLAALAVAGYFVAAFLDARRREAAGMPSRPLTEILLRTGLLALCAFGPAVLFNQYKGLPLAVVLFLLALVVTDFLLRRTTFGRNVFALGGSVEASRRAGINVTRIRITVFAISSTFAAIGGLFWASKIAAANQSAGAGDLLMNVIAAAVIGGTSLFGGRGRTWNALLGVMVIVSIQYGLALEGIATPIQYMITGAVLLATVVIDSVTRKTQKTAGRA